In one Methanobrevibacter arboriphilus genomic region, the following are encoded:
- a CDS encoding precorrin-2 dehydrogenase/sirohydrochlorin ferrochelatase family protein — MGWTSLFLDVNGKNVFILGTGEVAHRRADRFLENGSKVILSGNKISKDLSDKGAILEEDGSKETYKKLVEWADIVVVASGDKTNNDYVSLISKDKLLNRADFPEKGNLAVPTSFYIDDVQISIFTNGKSPLMARELRKKIQNIVSDEDILQIKLQDFSRKILKEKFDNQKVRKEYLYKILNNSNISKLLKEGKLKEAKNYVEKIINNNDNDNSNDHNNDHNNDNNND; from the coding sequence ATGGGATGGACTTCACTTTTTTTAGATGTTAATGGAAAAAATGTATTTATATTAGGTACTGGTGAAGTTGCACATCGAAGAGCAGATAGATTTCTTGAAAATGGCTCAAAAGTTATATTGTCTGGTAATAAAATATCAAAAGATCTATCTGATAAAGGAGCAATTTTAGAAGAAGATGGATCTAAAGAAACCTATAAAAAATTAGTTGAATGGGCAGATATTGTAGTGGTAGCTAGTGGAGATAAAACTAACAATGATTATGTTTCACTTATTAGTAAAGATAAATTGTTAAATAGGGCAGACTTCCCTGAAAAAGGAAATCTTGCTGTTCCAACCAGTTTTTACATTGATGATGTTCAAATATCGATATTTACTAATGGAAAAAGTCCTTTAATGGCTCGTGAGCTTCGAAAAAAAATTCAAAACATAGTTTCTGATGAAGATATACTTCAAATTAAGCTTCAGGATTTCTCAAGAAAAATTTTAAAGGAAAAATTTGATAATCAAAAAGTTAGAAAAGAATACCTCTATAAAATTCTTAATAATTCTAATATTTCCAAACTTTTAAAAGAAGGAAAGTTAAAAGAAGCTAAAAATTATGTTGAGAAAATTATAAACAATAACGATAACGATAACAGTAATGACCATAATAATGACCATAATAATGATAACAATAATGATTAA
- a CDS encoding GTP cyclohydrolase IIa codes for MIQMTLIQIDNYGPWTVTPNPRNESDLQILQAELFADVQRQIAMKKGLVFYTRFDNMLAVTNGLNEEDHMRIQRSIRNRYPITISMGVGTAKTPYEAQKIATEVLQKNGGAQSEDRTEILAIDSLVKPEDSFVQMAHIDINGITESLTDIIPAFDTNFLVNKAQHYLMTKLIEKGALLFFIGGDNFMSPCNELTTKDLMEIIEEIDEEIDIPLKAGVGRSDNAEDAAYMADLGLEEIRERNNEELVYVLEKTN; via the coding sequence ATGATACAAATGACATTAATTCAGATTGATAATTATGGCCCATGGACAGTTACTCCAAACCCTCGAAACGAATCAGATCTTCAAATTTTACAAGCAGAATTATTTGCAGATGTTCAAAGACAGATAGCTATGAAAAAAGGACTTGTATTTTATACTAGATTTGATAATATGTTGGCAGTAACAAATGGTCTTAATGAAGAAGACCATATGAGAATTCAAAGGTCAATAAGAAACAGATACCCTATTACTATTAGTATGGGTGTTGGAACTGCAAAAACACCATATGAAGCTCAAAAAATAGCTACTGAAGTTCTTCAAAAAAATGGAGGGGCTCAATCTGAAGATAGAACTGAAATTTTAGCTATTGATTCACTTGTAAAACCTGAAGATAGCTTTGTTCAAATGGCACATATAGATATAAATGGAATTACAGAATCTTTAACCGATATTATACCAGCATTTGATACTAATTTCCTCGTAAATAAAGCTCAACATTATCTTATGACAAAATTAATTGAAAAAGGCGCTCTATTATTCTTTATAGGTGGAGATAATTTCATGTCTCCGTGTAATGAATTAACTACCAAAGATTTAATGGAAATAATTGAAGAAATCGATGAAGAAATCGATATACCTTTAAAAGCTGGTGTTGGAAGAAGTGATAATGCTGAAGATGCTGCTTATATGGCAGACTTGGGTCTTGAAGAAATAAGAGAAAGAAACAATGAAGAATTGGTTTATGTTTTAGAAAAAACAAACTAA
- a CDS encoding right-handed parallel beta-helix repeat-containing protein: MFKNKFFVSFVLVLAFLFLFSLSSVSAGEYDFTSSNTTEQFQNVIDTDVGDELIINLDDDGNYSLGQINVTRNATIVGKNHNVNITGSGSGVLFNITNSSVRIINLTITGYTSAIVGNSSDLTVTGNNITTSGISINISSSGDNLTNIIIEDNVIVSSVSNIYYGAVFVNGNGMAISFVSFINNSIRGNGTSNSNGVRINSKGINNLTFDGNNITGTYDGVYLDASSSNNTNITFANNNITGTYNGVYLAAYSSNNTNITFANNNITGTDYGVALAAYSDNNTTI, translated from the coding sequence ATGTTTAAGAATAAGTTTTTTGTTTCGTTTGTGTTAGTACTAGCTTTTTTATTTTTGTTTAGTTTGTCTAGTGTTAGTGCAGGTGAGTATGATTTTACTAGTAGTAATACTACTGAACAGTTTCAGAATGTTATTGATACTGATGTGGGGGATGAGTTGATTATTAATTTGGATGATGATGGTAATTATTCTCTGGGTCAGATTAATGTGACTCGTAATGCTACTATAGTTGGTAAGAATCATAATGTTAATATTACTGGATCAGGGTCTGGTGTTTTGTTTAATATTACGAATAGTAGTGTTCGTATTATTAATTTAACTATCACTGGTTATACTAGTGCTATTGTTGGTAATAGTAGTGATTTAACGGTTACTGGTAATAATATTACTACTAGTGGTATTAGTATTAATATTAGTAGTAGTGGTGATAATTTAACGAATATAATTATTGAGGATAATGTTATTGTTTCTTCTGTTAGTAATATTTATTATGGTGCTGTTTTTGTTAATGGTAATGGTATGGCTATTTCTTTTGTTTCTTTTATTAATAATAGTATACGTGGTAATGGTACTAGTAATTCTAATGGTGTTCGTATTAATTCTAAGGGTATTAATAATTTGACTTTTGATGGAAACAACATCACAGGAACATACGATGGTGTTTATCTGGATGCATCCAGCAGCAACAACACCAATATAACCTTTGCCAACAACAACATCACAGGAACATACAATGGTGTTTATCTGGCTGCATACAGCAGCAACAACACCAATATAACCTTTGCCAACAACAACATCACAGGAACAGACTATGGTGTTGCTCTGGCTGCATACAGCGATAACAACACAACCATATAA
- a CDS encoding methanogenesis marker 9 domain-containing protein produces MVWDDAPSHVCRGGDSRALAFCCPPVKPCPILHALDDVNLTPQEYMDIKEDFAKKTRLGEGAGTCFGSLVWCCKTSKPCPLRDMVLRNIDMDVDEYLTLKKQLSEALVGNDISNSDDNVNALADAFSISDEEAFKVLHDCDNDLRTAMKLLRMKALENSE; encoded by the coding sequence ATGGTATGGGATGATGCACCATCACATGTATGTAGGGGTGGAGACAGTAGGGCATTGGCTTTTTGTTGCCCTCCAGTAAAACCTTGTCCAATATTACATGCTCTTGATGATGTAAATTTAACTCCTCAAGAATACATGGATATTAAGGAGGATTTTGCAAAAAAAACTAGGCTTGGTGAAGGAGCAGGAACTTGTTTTGGATCTTTAGTTTGGTGTTGTAAGACATCAAAACCTTGCCCATTAAGGGATATGGTTTTAAGAAATATTGATATGGATGTAGATGAGTATTTAACTCTAAAAAAACAATTATCAGAAGCTTTAGTAGGGAATGATATTAGTAATAGTGATGATAATGTTAATGCTCTAGCTGATGCTTTTTCAATTAGTGATGAAGAGGCATTTAAGGTTCTTCATGATTGTGATAATGATTTAAGGACTGCTATGAAATTACTTAGGATGAAGGCTTTAGAAAATTCAGAATAA
- a CDS encoding DUF4013 domain-containing protein: protein MKTMNTKEMIIDSVKYSLNGKKDFIFFGFLLWSISFIIYITNEYSILGILLFIPISIFLFIEGGYIATIIESTLFGSDTHPEFKNIKDLIWRGIKELLILLVYSTIPIIVLIIAIFEIIIFSDDISTLILLIMFIFSLFFSLVIMQSAIIHYEYKHSKLRTAFEIKTILKKLKNMGFSNLISSFSLVLLFTLIIQPTLSDISENMHPLISIIMNFTILPFLAVFSARFTGLIGRYHFKED, encoded by the coding sequence ATGAAAACAATGAATACAAAAGAAATGATTATAGACTCTGTAAAATACTCTCTAAACGGAAAAAAAGATTTCATTTTTTTTGGATTTCTTCTATGGTCTATAAGTTTTATTATATATATTACTAATGAATATTCAATATTAGGTATTCTATTGTTTATCCCAATATCAATTTTTCTATTTATAGAAGGAGGGTATATTGCTACAATAATTGAAAGTACTTTATTTGGTTCAGATACTCATCCTGAATTCAAAAATATCAAAGATTTAATCTGGAGAGGAATAAAAGAACTTTTAATATTGCTAGTTTATTCCACAATACCAATTATAGTATTAATAATAGCAATTTTTGAAATTATAATATTTTCAGATGATATTTCAACTTTAATCCTATTAATAATGTTTATTTTCTCATTATTTTTCTCATTAGTGATCATGCAAAGTGCAATTATACATTATGAATATAAACATTCAAAATTAAGAACAGCATTTGAAATTAAAACAATATTGAAAAAATTGAAAAACATGGGTTTTAGTAATTTAATAAGCTCATTTTCATTAGTGTTATTATTTACATTAATTATTCAACCTACTTTATCCGATATTTCTGAAAATATGCACCCATTAATCTCAATAATTATGAATTTTACTATACTGCCATTTTTAGCAGTATTTTCAGCACGATTCACGGGATTAATCGGAAGATATCATTTTAAAGAAGATTAA
- the cofD gene encoding 2-phospho-L-lactate transferase: MIAILSGGTGTPKLIQGIKNIYNPSDLNIIVNTVENDYFSGVYVAADIDTVLYTLADIINDETWYGIEGDTFFTNESLEKLDCPELLRIGDQDRATKIQKTILMEKYGLSKAVDIQRKKMGIESKVIPMSDEHSEIIVKTDIGHLKFHEFLIKHQTKPKVFEIEYTDVNPSSNIIETIENSEMVIIGPSNPITSILPIVNLEGVEKALKNSYVVAVSPIIGNNPVSGPAGKFMESMGYEVSSFGVASIYKSFLDKFVIDVVDTKLKNNIENIIEEVLVTNTNMKTISDKEELARILLE, encoded by the coding sequence TTGATCGCGATATTATCTGGTGGAACAGGAACTCCAAAATTAATTCAAGGAATTAAAAATATTTATAATCCTTCTGATTTGAATATAATTGTTAATACTGTTGAAAATGATTACTTTTCTGGCGTATATGTAGCAGCAGATATTGATACAGTTCTTTATACTTTAGCTGATATTATAAATGATGAAACTTGGTATGGGATTGAAGGAGATACATTTTTTACAAATGAATCTCTTGAAAAATTAGATTGTCCAGAGCTTCTAAGAATAGGGGATCAGGATAGAGCTACCAAGATCCAAAAGACAATTCTCATGGAAAAATATGGACTTAGTAAAGCTGTGGATATTCAAAGAAAAAAGATGGGAATAGAATCAAAAGTAATTCCAATGAGTGATGAACACTCTGAAATAATTGTAAAAACAGATATAGGTCACCTTAAGTTTCATGAATTCTTAATAAAGCATCAAACCAAACCAAAAGTATTTGAAATAGAATATACTGATGTAAATCCTAGTTCAAATATTATAGAGACAATAGAAAACTCAGAAATGGTTATTATTGGACCTTCAAATCCTATAACTTCAATCCTCCCAATAGTTAATCTTGAAGGGGTTGAAAAAGCACTGAAAAATAGTTATGTAGTTGCTGTTTCTCCTATAATAGGAAATAATCCTGTTAGTGGACCTGCTGGAAAATTTATGGAGTCTATGGGTTATGAAGTTTCTTCCTTTGGTGTTGCATCAATTTATAAGAGCTTTTTAGACAAATTTGTAATTGATGTTGTCGATACAAAGCTAAAGAATAATATAGAGAATATAATTGAAGAAGTTCTTGTAACTAATACTAATATGAAAACTATTTCTGATAAAGAAGAGTTAGCTAGAATATTGTTAGAATGA
- a CDS encoding MJ0144 family RNA dihydrouridine synthase-like protein, whose translation MAGISNSSFALKLIPYGFDVITLGGYNTDNKTINAGEKILKRGRAEFNISEEDLISHIESEVNIIKDKHSKIDVSVNLRAISPDPIIEISKINNLDIIEINAHCRQKEFLEIGCGQEMLTNPNKLNDFVSEVVKKLKSKQKVSVKVRANVQGVDSVNIAKTVEKAGADYLHIDAMKPGFPTADFDIIKKIANETNIFIIGNNSITDIESGQKMINSGASGISIGRAAINGKLNFDISKI comes from the coding sequence ATGGCAGGAATATCCAACAGTAGTTTTGCATTGAAACTTATTCCTTATGGATTTGATGTTATTACTCTTGGAGGTTATAATACAGATAATAAAACAATAAATGCTGGGGAAAAAATTCTAAAAAGAGGAAGAGCCGAGTTTAATATATCTGAAGAAGATTTGATTTCTCATATTGAAAGTGAAGTAAACATAATAAAAGATAAACACTCTAAAATTGATGTTTCGGTTAATCTTCGTGCTATTTCTCCAGATCCAATTATAGAAATTAGTAAAATTAATAATTTGGATATTATAGAGATTAATGCACATTGCAGACAGAAAGAATTTTTAGAAATTGGCTGTGGACAGGAAATGCTTACTAACCCTAACAAATTAAATGATTTTGTTAGTGAGGTTGTTAAGAAGTTAAAATCAAAACAAAAAGTTTCTGTTAAAGTTAGAGCAAATGTTCAAGGTGTTGATAGTGTAAATATAGCTAAAACGGTGGAAAAAGCTGGTGCAGACTATCTTCATATTGATGCGATGAAACCAGGGTTTCCTACTGCAGATTTTGATATAATAAAGAAAATAGCTAATGAAACAAATATTTTTATCATTGGAAATAATTCTATTACTGATATTGAAAGTGGACAAAAGATGATTAATTCTGGTGCATCTGGAATATCAATTGGGAGAGCTGCAATTAATGGAAAATTAAATTTTGATATTTCTAAAATATGA
- a CDS encoding right-handed parallel beta-helix repeat-containing protein, whose amino-acid sequence MNYGGVYLRAYNSNNSQFTFDHNNITGTSSCGVYLEAYNSSNTNISFANNNITGTDYGVYLYAYMSNNTNVSFIGNNILGARGVTLYADSSNNTNITFANNNITGTSYYGVFLRVYSSNNTNITFANNNITGVSYGVNFYSNNGNISSVMFLNNTINATGGSGFYFVNGGSGAINVTDFIIKGNNIFATNAGLNFSGLKVGSLVNVTVEYNRIIAPVGVNITGFYNGSSFDFNWWGVNDITGKTLGVDTVNHFILNVTNLNSLDNLHPGDDVSFAFLVLNTTLVNDGVEYLPYFVVNGTYNNQTFYVNNSSNFTGNWTVSNVGDNVFVATLDSQDVDFRFSESKLDTNSTISVDDVHVGTIASISGQLDNYAGNGSDLLNVTVDGNLYENVVINSTGGWNLTYLTNRTGNITVTVDYSGNDNYTSFSNSTSFDVLKNSTNSTIDVFGDFRVGENITISGILVDVNSDPIDNAQMTIIIGNESFNVTTNSSGVWSLVYAPLHGSEFFTWVNWAGNDNYTGFNNSTSFNVSKLASNSSIVIPVDIKVNETVLISGVLSDENNNTISGANLEVIIDGETFNVITDSVGFWGLNYTSEHSGVFNLSLFYQGDSRYVGFVENKVFNVSKLATTSSINIPSNVKVGKPFSVSGVLTSGGKPLANASVLVIVDGKTYKVTTNGLGVWKLSYTPKIAGKSTIKVYFAGNNDYIGFNVSKTFKIAGKVNIRIVKISKLVKVGKYNGFNLYSKVYTIKNVGSALGSKDYVKYFKNWYLEKLSKTSKIVKYQFSAKSRVLKVQVKNLGVGKQVKLKILVTHRKRL is encoded by the coding sequence ATGAATTATGGTGGTGTTTATCTGAGGGCATACAATAGTAATAACTCACAATTTACATTCGACCACAACAACATCACAGGAACATCAAGCTGTGGTGTTTATCTGGAGGCATACAATAGTAGCAATACCAATATATCCTTTGCCAACAATAACATCACAGGAACAGACTATGGTGTTTATCTGTATGCATACATGAGTAACAATACCAATGTATCTTTCATTGGTAACAATATCTTAGGAGCACGTGGTGTTACTCTGTATGCAGACAGCAGCAACAACACCAATATAACCTTCGCCAACAACAACATCACAGGAACATCATACTATGGTGTTTTTCTGAGGGTATACAGCAGCAACAACACCAATATAACCTTCGCCAACAACAACATTACTGGTGTTAGTTATGGTGTGAATTTTTATTCTAATAATGGTAATATTAGTAGTGTTATGTTTTTGAATAATACTATAAATGCTACTGGTGGTAGTGGTTTTTATTTTGTTAATGGTGGTAGTGGTGCTATTAATGTGACTGATTTTATTATCAAGGGTAATAATATCTTTGCTACTAATGCTGGTTTGAATTTCAGTGGTCTTAAGGTTGGTTCTCTTGTTAATGTTACTGTTGAGTATAATAGGATTATTGCTCCTGTTGGTGTGAATATTACTGGTTTTTATAATGGTAGTAGTTTTGATTTTAATTGGTGGGGTGTTAATGATATAACTGGTAAAACTTTAGGTGTTGATACGGTTAATCATTTTATTTTGAATGTTACTAATCTTAATAGTTTGGATAATCTTCATCCTGGCGATGATGTTAGTTTTGCGTTTTTAGTGCTGAATACTACTCTTGTTAATGATGGTGTTGAGTATTTGCCTTATTTTGTGGTGAATGGTACTTATAACAATCAGACTTTTTATGTTAATAATTCTAGTAATTTTACTGGTAATTGGACTGTGTCTAACGTTGGAGATAATGTTTTTGTTGCGACTTTGGATAGTCAGGATGTGGATTTCAGATTTTCTGAAAGTAAGTTGGATACTAATTCTACTATTAGTGTGGATGATGTTCATGTTGGTACTATTGCTAGTATTAGTGGTCAGTTGGATAATTATGCTGGTAATGGTTCTGATTTGTTGAATGTTACTGTGGATGGTAACCTTTATGAAAATGTTGTTATTAATAGTACTGGTGGTTGGAATTTAACTTATTTGACTAATCGTACAGGAAACATCACAGTAACTGTTGATTATTCTGGTAATGATAATTATACAAGTTTTAGTAATAGTACAAGTTTTGATGTGCTTAAAAATAGTACTAACTCTACTATTGATGTTTTTGGTGATTTTAGGGTTGGTGAAAATATTACTATTAGTGGTATTTTGGTTGATGTTAATAGTGATCCTATAGATAATGCTCAAATGACAATTATTATTGGTAATGAGTCTTTTAATGTGACAACTAATAGTAGTGGTGTTTGGAGTCTTGTTTATGCTCCGCTTCATGGTAGTGAGTTCTTTACTTGGGTTAACTGGGCTGGTAATGATAATTACACAGGTTTTAATAATAGTACTAGTTTTAATGTTAGTAAGTTAGCTAGTAATTCTAGTATTGTTATTCCTGTTGATATTAAGGTTAATGAAACAGTTTTAATTTCTGGTGTTTTATCTGATGAGAATAATAATACAATATCTGGTGCTAATTTAGAAGTTATTATTGATGGTGAAACCTTTAATGTGATTACTGATTCTGTTGGTTTTTGGGGTTTAAATTATACTTCTGAACATTCTGGTGTTTTTAATTTATCTCTCTTTTATCAGGGTGATAGTCGGTATGTTGGTTTTGTTGAAAATAAGGTTTTTAATGTTAGTAAGTTAGCTACTACTTCTAGTATTAATATTCCAAGTAATGTTAAAGTAGGAAAACCATTTAGTGTTTCTGGTGTTTTGACTAGTGGTGGTAAACCATTGGCTAATGCTAGTGTTCTTGTTATTGTTGATGGTAAAACTTATAAGGTTACTACTAATGGTCTTGGTGTTTGGAAACTGTCTTATACTCCGAAAATAGCTGGAAAATCTACTATTAAGGTTTATTTTGCTGGTAATAATGATTATATTGGTTTTAATGTTAGTAAGACTTTTAAAATTGCCGGGAAAGTTAATATAAGGATTGTTAAGATTTCTAAGCTTGTTAAAGTGGGTAAGTATAATGGTTTTAATCTTTATAGTAAAGTTTACACTATTAAAAATGTGGGATCTGCTTTAGGTTCTAAGGATTATGTTAAGTATTTTAAGAATTGGTATTTGGAGAAATTGTCTAAGACTAGTAAAATTGTTAAGTATCAGTTTAGTGCTAAGTCTAGGGTTTTAAAGGTTCAAGTTAAGAATTTAGGTGTTGGAAAACAAGTTAAGTTGAAAATACTAGTAACACATAGAAAAAGACTATAA
- the atwA gene encoding methyl coenzyme M reductase system, component A2, translating to MSFIELKNITKTFNGVAVLKNLNVEIEEGNVLGILGRSGCGKSVLINMLRGTKEYKPDSGQMIFNIAICNKCSHVEPPSKVGETCKCGGELKAKTVDFWNSDRKDFAEIRKRIAIMLQRNFALYERETVIENVLRAMEEGEYEDNLYKALDLLDMVQMSHRITHVARDLSGGEKQRVVLARQMAKEPMLFLADEPTGTLDPQTAEYLHQTLINGVKNKGITMVITSHWPEVMNKLADQVIWLDNGEIIEKGHSNEVVEHFLETVPLPKKVDEVEYGGPVIDVKDAKKHYYSIERGVIKAVDGVDLNINKNEIFGIVGLSGSGKTTLSRMLIGLTEPSSGEIKVKLGDEWIDMTKPGPLGRGRVIPYIGLLHQEYSLYPYRSVLENLTDSISLELPAEFAKMKAIHTLNAVGFDNEYSNTILNKEPNELSGGERHRVAIAQVLIKEPNIIILDEPTGTMDPITRVQVTDSILKAREELEQSFIIISHDMDFVIDVCDRTALMRGGKILKIGDPKDIVKELTPEEEEKMLN from the coding sequence ATGTCTTTTATAGAACTTAAAAATATTACAAAAACATTCAATGGAGTTGCTGTTTTAAAAAATTTGAATGTTGAAATCGAAGAAGGAAATGTTCTTGGAATTCTTGGTAGAAGTGGCTGTGGAAAATCTGTTCTAATAAATATGTTAAGGGGAACTAAAGAATATAAGCCAGATAGTGGGCAGATGATTTTCAACATAGCTATATGTAATAAATGTTCTCATGTAGAGCCTCCATCAAAAGTAGGGGAAACTTGTAAATGTGGGGGTGAATTAAAAGCTAAGACTGTTGATTTTTGGAATTCTGATAGAAAAGATTTTGCAGAAATCAGAAAAAGAATAGCAATAATGCTTCAAAGGAACTTTGCTCTTTATGAAAGAGAAACTGTAATAGAAAATGTTTTAAGAGCAATGGAAGAGGGCGAATATGAAGATAACCTTTATAAAGCTTTAGATCTTCTTGATATGGTTCAGATGAGTCATAGAATTACTCATGTTGCCCGTGATTTAAGTGGTGGGGAAAAACAGAGAGTCGTTCTTGCAAGACAGATGGCTAAAGAACCTATGTTATTTTTAGCTGATGAGCCAACTGGAACTTTAGATCCACAAACTGCAGAATATCTCCATCAAACATTAATTAATGGTGTTAAAAATAAGGGAATAACCATGGTAATCACTTCTCATTGGCCAGAAGTAATGAATAAACTTGCAGATCAAGTTATATGGTTAGATAATGGAGAAATTATTGAAAAAGGACATTCAAATGAAGTTGTAGAGCATTTCTTAGAAACTGTGCCTTTACCTAAAAAAGTTGATGAAGTTGAGTATGGTGGACCAGTAATTGATGTAAAAGATGCTAAAAAACATTATTATTCTATTGAAAGGGGAGTTATTAAAGCTGTTGATGGTGTTGACCTAAATATTAATAAAAATGAAATATTTGGAATTGTTGGTCTTAGTGGGTCTGGAAAAACTACATTATCACGAATGCTGATTGGTTTAACTGAACCTAGTAGTGGGGAAATAAAAGTTAAATTAGGAGATGAATGGATTGATATGACTAAGCCAGGTCCTTTAGGTAGAGGTAGAGTTATACCTTATATTGGATTGCTTCATCAAGAATATTCATTATATCCTTATAGGTCTGTTCTTGAAAACTTAACTGATTCTATAAGCTTAGAACTTCCTGCAGAGTTTGCTAAGATGAAAGCTATTCACACATTAAATGCAGTAGGCTTTGATAATGAATATTCTAACACTATATTAAATAAAGAACCTAATGAATTAAGTGGTGGAGAACGTCATAGAGTAGCGATTGCCCAAGTATTAATTAAAGAGCCTAATATAATAATATTGGATGAACCAACTGGAACAATGGACCCTATTACAAGAGTTCAAGTTACAGATTCTATATTAAAAGCTAGGGAAGAGTTAGAACAAAGTTTTATTATTATTTCTCATGATATGGATTTTGTAATCGATGTTTGTGATAGGACTGCTTTAATGAGAGGAGGAAAAATCCTTAAAATAGGAGATCCTAAAGACATAGTAAAAGAATTGACTCCTGAGGAAGAAGAAAAAATGCTAAATTAA
- the hemA gene encoding glutamyl-tRNA reductase: MIINLRVDHKVASIETMEKTAKDLEVIFHNLKEELDVQEYIEISTCNRVEYYINTDIVSYENDCLKTDNENIIIHYDDIAIIHLFRMTSGLESMIIGEDQILGQIKSAKKRSIDENHCGKVLDALFTKAIHVGQVVRQKTNINRGSVSIGSAAVDLAEENIGNLEGKHVLVIGAGKMGKLVAKALAEKNLKAIFVANRTYYRAVRLAEELNGKAILLDELSQCLPTADVIISATGAPHTILNKERIENFIDPSKSSSIIMIDIANPRDIDEDVENIGVKLFNIDDLRGIAYKNKELRENEVKEAEKIIDSEFTLLKNSFKLMEVEDILADIRLSMENIRTREALKATSKLSDIEGSAKIIDNMSRSIVNKIFHDMSSNIKKVAEEENHDVIETLKCIFKEN, encoded by the coding sequence TTGATAATCAATCTGAGAGTGGATCATAAAGTTGCAAGTATTGAAACAATGGAAAAAACAGCAAAAGATTTGGAAGTAATATTTCATAATCTTAAAGAAGAGTTGGATGTTCAAGAATATATTGAAATAAGTACTTGTAATAGAGTTGAGTATTATATAAATACTGATATTGTTAGCTATGAAAATGATTGTTTAAAAACAGATAATGAAAATATAATCATTCATTATGATGATATAGCTATAATTCATCTTTTCAGAATGACTTCTGGGTTGGAATCAATGATAATTGGTGAAGATCAGATATTGGGTCAAATTAAAAGTGCTAAAAAAAGAAGTATCGATGAAAATCATTGTGGTAAGGTACTTGATGCTCTTTTTACAAAAGCTATTCATGTTGGGCAAGTTGTAAGACAAAAAACTAATATAAATAGGGGCTCTGTTTCTATTGGATCTGCAGCTGTGGATTTGGCAGAGGAAAATATTGGGAATTTGGAAGGTAAACATGTTTTAGTAATTGGCGCTGGAAAAATGGGGAAATTAGTGGCTAAAGCTCTCGCTGAAAAGAATTTAAAAGCTATTTTTGTTGCAAATAGGACTTATTATAGGGCTGTTAGATTAGCTGAAGAACTCAATGGAAAAGCTATTCTTCTCGATGAACTAAGTCAATGTTTACCAACAGCAGATGTTATAATAAGTGCTACTGGAGCACCACATACTATTTTAAACAAAGAAAGAATTGAGAATTTTATAGATCCTAGTAAATCTTCTTCAATAATTATGATTGATATAGCTAACCCAAGAGATATTGATGAAGATGTTGAAAATATTGGTGTTAAACTTTTCAATATTGATGATTTAAGGGGAATAGCTTACAAAAATAAAGAATTAAGAGAAAATGAAGTTAAAGAAGCAGAAAAAATAATAGACTCTGAATTCACATTACTTAAAAATTCTTTTAAATTAATGGAAGTGGAAGATATTTTAGCTGATATTCGCCTATCAATGGAGAATATTCGAACAAGAGAAGCTTTAAAAGCCACTTCTAAGCTTTCAGATATTGAAGGTAGTGCTAAAATAATTGACAATATGTCTAGATCTATTGTTAATAAAATATTTCATGATATGTCTTCAAATATTAAAAAAGTTGCAGAAGAAGAGAATCATGATGTTATAGAAACACTAAAATGCATATTTAAAGAAAATTAA